The DNA window TTCACAACTCCAAGCTACAATCGCTGGCTAGGTATATTTGCTAACCTTCCAATTGGTGTCCCCATGTCCATTACTTTCCAGAAGTACCACTTGGAGCACCACCGCTTCCAAGGTGTTGATGGAATTGATATGGATATCCCCAGCCAAGCAGAGGCACATGCTGTCAAGAATGCCCTAAGCAAATCTATATGGGTTGTCTTCCAGCTGTTCTTTTATGCACTTAGACCGCTATTTCTCAAACCAAAACCTCCTGGCTTGTGGGAATTTACCAATCTAACAATCCAGATTGGACTAGATGCCAGCATGGTGTACTTCTTTGGTTGGAGATCACTCGCTTATCTGATACTCTCAACGTTTGTTGGTGGTGGCATGCATCCTATGGCTGGTCATTTCATTTCAGAGCACTATGTATTCAATCCAGACCAGGAAACCTATTCGTATTATGGACCCCTGAATCTGATGACATGGCATGTTGGATACCACAATGAGCACCATGATTTTCCGAGAATACCAGGAACTAGACTTTACAGGGTAAAGGAAATCGCGCCAGAGTACTACAACGACCTGAAATCGTACAAATCCTGGAGCCAGGTGATATACATGTACATCATGGACCAAACTGTTGGTCCTTTCAGCCGGATGAAGAGAAAGGCACCGAAAAAGGAATCGTAGATTCATCCATTTGGATTGGTTTGTTTCAGATGACATTTTTCTGTGCGCATGTTCTAATTTTGCTCTTAATACATAATCGTTTAGGTCAGGTTTGTTTGTAATGGGATAGGCGAATTCTTATCATATGGTTGCTAGACATGCCGTGTGTGCCTGTATGCAGTGGGCTCAGACCACCCTAGACACAGTTACACCGCAGGTGTGCTGTGTTTACTATAACTCATTAAGTTGTAACCGTGGTACcggttgaaaattttgtagttCTCCATCAGCAATGTATTGCACTTGAAAGTGGTGTAGAAAAGTGTTTTGATCAGGGAAGCATGGTTGGTGCGACAGCGTAGTCGTGAGTGTGTATGACTTTATTTATGAGGGTTTTAAATCCCACTTTTTATGTTGGCTTAGTCTCCAGAAGTGTTCATAGGAGTTAGGTGCGCGTGTGAACATTCATAGGGGTAAGTGCGTGTGGATATTCTTTGTTATGAGGTATATTGATAACTGAGTTGGAAAGAAGTTGAAGAACTTTGGGAACACTTCTATGGACACAGTAAAATCATGACatgtataatattataatcGCATATTTTCTCAATGGAACACACTTTACTTAATGTTGCAATGAATAAGTAGACAATACTCATAGGGTTTTGGATATGTTTTTTGGAGGACGATACCATTGTGAAATACACCCAGAACAACAAATTGtattttgttggtttttgtttttttgttgtatgTGCTATGTAGTTTGATCTACGGTGATTTATTGGAAACAAATTCCATGCGTCGAATTACTTTTGTTATCAGGGTTGTTACATGAAAGAAAGCAAGCGTACCAGCTTGAACCTATCCCATAACACTATCATGCAGTGTTTCACAAATCATATCATGATGTTTCATGTATAATCATCTAAATGTTTCACATTTCAATCTTTAAATATTATGTGAAATGCACACAATCAcctaattctaaaaaaatcaatacaaaCATACAACAATCATCCCATCATAGAGCAAATTTTAACTAATTTGTTCCTAACTATTCTAGCACAAACAATATGAACTTGTTCTTCTCCATCTACACATTCTTTTACTTCTTCTTGCTCATCCACTTCTGTTCCACTACCGTGTGTGGTTGACCATCACTATATCCAAGATGAATCACCCTTCTATTTCTTCTTCACTATCACTAGATGATTGAATTTGTGTGTATGTTTCACAAAGCATAGAATTAAtgtttcattaaattataatattgtgtttttaatatacttaaaaaCAATAATGTTGAAAACTAGGGTTCATATTGATTTTGATCTAAATGAACACATATGTCTGTGTTCAATCTACTACAAATCCATATTTGATGTGGgtctagttttttttgcaactaaaCGATTCCTTGATCACTGGATTCAATATCGTGGGTGAACTCGTTAATCTTCTTACCTTGGCAAACCAAGAGAGGCTATGATTAGTTATTGAATAGAAAGTTGCAACGATGTTGAATCCAACTATGTTTTATGTCGAACCATGGAGCCTTCATTGATACTCATTTGTATCGGGATGTTTTTTCCGTAACAACTCTTACCAATTTCGAAACTTTGGTCCACATTTTAGTGGTAATGAATAATAGATGGGCCTACTACAGTTATACTGttagaagaagaaagaatttTATCATAATCAAGAAGAATGTGAAGAACAACAAAGCTCTACTAGATGGGAGCAACATCTCCATCCTTTGTATAGACGTGAGGGGTGCATTCCTCACTCGCAGCCGTTCTTCCTTCTTCCTAACTTCAAGGAAAGGGCTAGATTACCATGATCGGTTGAATAACTCGTGATTATATAATAACAATGAGTTCTTCTGGAACGGAAGGAGCTACGGGTGAATCACACCCATTTTCATACTTTTAGTTTTTCAAGGATTGAAGCCACCCCAACTTGTGCCGATTAATCCTCCAGGGATCATTCTCAATCTCTCACCTAAAGACGTCCCAATTGGACCACGTGGGTGGGAAGACCCAGGCAACAACAAAGGAAGAGAAGGTGGCAAAGGTGTTCCATAAAACCATATTACAATGTTTCAGTCATAATCATTTGCATGTTACACACTAAATTTTCAAtgagatatttaaatattaggtGGAATGCATACAATCATGCTAAcatcctaaaaaaattcaatcaaACATGAAACAATTATTCCATCATAGATCATGTTTTAGATAATTGGTCCATAACGGTTCCAGCACAATGTTACATAAACTcattataaataaacaaatataaactGTTGGAACCATATAAGTGATACTGTTTCAGAAAGCATAATTTCGATATTTATTTAACCTTTCAAGATTATTTCATGcaccaaattataaaaaatacctaCAACTTCGTATCATCTTTAACTTCACCTTTATTTTACAAACTCAATTTTGTACCTCTAGccatattttgatttattagaGCTTCGTGCATTTTTGCCAATTTTAGATACatacaagttttatattgtgcaaattttgtttgcaatatatgtatatatatgtatgtatgtacgtacgtacgtacgaatgcatgcatatatgtgtgtaattttttttcttacttttGGTCTTATCGtcaacaatttattttattggttTTATCATTTCTACCTTCTCTGTTGGGCTTCCTCTTTTACTCTTTTAGCAAGAACTTTAGCTATGTTTGATGCTCTTAACTTGACACAATATCTTGTCTATCATTTGTATTCTCATGCTAGGATGTTGTAATCAATGTTAGTAAATTCTGAATCTGATTAGAAATTATTAAGTACATGTTTTCACTCACACATACATATGAAACTAGATCCATTATATTTCTACACAACGCGTTGAGCCTTAACTTGTTTATTGGTGGCACACCAATGAACGGTTTAGTATCATTGTACTCATTAGTTATGCATTGTCACTTGTTCTGACCAAAATTTCAACAATTATTGATGTGAGATCTCTTTGCTATTTGATATTGTCATGGTTTTCAAAACATGAGGGATAGAAAGGTGGAATGACTACAGTGAACGGGGGTAGCGGCGTGTCTCACACACCGCCTCATAAGAAGACACACACAACATGCTCTTTTTTGTGTTTCAGGCGATGACGATGCACGAGACAACAATAGAACAACTAGAATTAGGGATAAAAATGATCGGAAAACATCATAAATCATTTCCTCAACCATATTTGTTTCCTTGAAAATAAAACCAAGAATAATAAACCGGAAACGAAaacgatataaaaaaatcataaatgtaACTATTTGATTGGAAACATGATGGTATCGGTCGTAGACCACTAACTCAAGTTAGAAACGACTGTATAATTATCGTCTACAATTTTTTACCCTTTATATCATATTTGCCGCTTTTACTAGTGTAAAAAGTTGGAGGTGCATTTAATAAATTGTACTAGATGGCTAGTTGATGGGTTGACTATGTCCTTTGCCATTCTAGCCTCTTACGTCTTGGCCCTTTTAGACATTAATTTACCATATTATATAAAAGCTAATTACCAAAATAAGCTAATTGAGCAACATAGGCGGTAATTAATCGTGTCGtttctatatgtttttttcatcattttcgTATTTTTCGGTCCAAAAAATTCACGAACCATAGTTGGTCTTCCGATAATTACCGTTATTGTTTTTATCCCTAACCAGAGTGGTGTCGTTGAGATACGACGACAGGGATGATGAATGAGATCGATTGCAGTTAGTACTATAGCTGCACAATAAGTACTACATAAAATCCAATGGTTCAGATTTGTTATTGTAAGatgtataaaataatatttttctacacTAAACCGTTGCTACCGAAACGTGTTGATCTGGACTATTCGTTTTTCATCTTAATTAGTACCGTGATAATGCAACAGCTTAATAAGTTGTAGTTGCACTAGCAACGGTTGAACGCTCAATCCGTAGACACGTCCTGATTAACCACGCCAATGCCTTCTCGAGGACGCGTGATTAACTCGATCCATTAGACACGAACCACAGCATATATGAGACCTccaggtgggacccaccatTTCTCCCTCCTTTAAACCCCGTCCTCCGCGTCGTCCTCCCAGGCTCCCAGCCGCGTGTCGCCTCGCCTCCtactcccctcccctccacggcggcgcccaGGCGGCCGCCTCCGCGAACCGTAAGCTCCCCCCCCCTCTTCCAGAACCTTCTAGCGCTTTCGATAACCCTAGCAAACTCCTGCTCCGTCGCGCGCTTCGTCTGGTCTGGTGCTTTCCGCTGCCTTGGGTTGGGGGAGACGGGTGGGTGGTTCAGTGGGTTTTTGTGCTTTGATTGATAGAGTAGTTTGATCCTTCATCAGCCGAGGGGCGGCGCATCTGCGTGCGATCAGGCCCCCTGTGCTTTCTGAGCTTGTTTGCAGATTTTGGTTCGTTTCATTCGTTAACCAGCGGCGATTCGGTTCGCCATTTCGGGGGGTTTTGCGGTTGTTTTCTACGGTGGATGCGAGCGGGCATATTCTAAAATTCCAGTTTATAGGATATTCATGATGAGTTTTTCCTGCAGTGGAAAGCCGATGTTTGATAATGTCGTTGCTCTATGCTTCGATTTGCTCCCATCTGTCTCAAATGGTTTTTGGCTTTTTGATCGGTTGTTCGATTTGATGCCTCCGTGGCTCCGTGTCGTTTGGAGGCTACTAGTTTGATATATGATGTGCGCTTGCCTTCTGTTTGATCTGCAGAGGTGCTTACCTTCTGTCAAATGGTTTTTGGCTTTTTGATCAGTAGCGTCAGGATTGCAGCCGCATTGTTTTTGTGGTGCTTGGAGGATGTACATCATGATATTATCATGACCCTTCATGTGTTTCTGCCTTTTTGTGCTCAGATCCTGTCAATTATTGAAATAATATAATTCTACACTTCCTTATGTCTATCTCAAATGTTTTGTGCTGATCACATAGGCGTGAATGAAACATTTAAGGGTCTTCGTTGAATTTTTTACGGGAACCAGGATTACAGGATTGAGATCAGCTGCAGTTCCTACTGAGAACCGCACTTATCCTGTGctcttacatttttttttatgagtgTTCTCTTACACCTTTGTTCAGATGTGTTTATGGTGAACCACCTGGCCCTGGTTATATCTAAAATTGCACTGTGttatcccccccccccccccccccccccccccacacacacacacaccacctTCCTGCTTCGGGGTATCACCTTTTCTGTTCAAAGTTCACAGCAGTCCCTTGTATTAAGTATTCACAGGTCACAGCCTAACTGCAggaattagttattttattttctcctttATTTGATGAATACCAGATTGTTTTTGGGCAGGTTCGACAGCATTAAGTGTTCTCACTATGGATCTTCCCAATTCACTAACTTCATCCGGCGACAATGAGACAACGGCACTTAATGCATTGCTTGATGCTTTTGGTTCTGCCTTTTCACTTGAAGATATAGCTACGGCATATTGCAGAGCAAATGGTGATCTCAACAGAGCCGGCGATCTGTTGACTGAACTTGAACTTCCGATGGCTAAGAGTGATGAAGTTGACTCAAGTGTTGGGACTATTCTTCCCCCGAGTGGTAAGGCAAGTAAAGAAAACTGTACAGAGGATTCAGGCCAAGCAAGATTACGCGAAAAGGTGCAGAAGTCTAGTGCTTCATTTGGCACTGTATCCAGCATGTTGGTAAAGGGATCTACGAGGGCTACTGTATCTTTGCATAGAGCaccaggaaaagaaaaacctcCAATGGTTGAGCTACCAGAGTACATGCGGGATGATTTTAATGTGAAAACTGATAAATCTGAGTCTGCATCACAGAGAGATACTTTGAATAATAGAGATATTGAGGAGTTTCTATTTTCTATGCTTGGAGAAGGATTTAAGCTCAGCATGGACATGATCCGTGAGGTTCTAGGTAAACACTAGTGTGCTATGTGAGGCCATTTCCCATATTCCATTTGCTTGCTTCAAGTCATTTTTAATTATCCTATAATTTCTTATGCAGGCAGCTGTGGATATGACATTAAGAAGGTAGTAATCGACCACCATTGTGAAAGATCATGTATTTTTGTGTTGACTATTGACACTGATTGTCACATGTGCATAAATAATGTTTAGAGTTAGGTTATAGTGTGCATATTTCTTTTAATGTACCTTCTCATTTGCACACCTCACAGTACCGTGATGTTTTATGCAGAGCATGGAGGAACTAATGTCGGGTTCTGCAAAAGATACAGGCAAAAAGGCAGAAGAAAAACATAATGTAGTACAGGTAagcttaacttttatttttactacttCGACAGGGTTATATGACTTTGTTCTTCCTTTATTACTTATGGATTGAGCTTCTGTATCTATATAACATGTTAATTTCTCCATGCTACTTGACTGAAATATGATGAAGGAATGCTGGTTAATTATTAAGTAGTATCTATGCACCATTACACATGTTCAAATGTTTATATGCATAACTTCCTTTTGacttatttttctatacagATCTTTTACTATTCCATTCTACAACACCAATTGCAAAAGTGTTGTACTTATCTACTTATGTACTTAATATAGTTAGTTctcatggatttttttatggcACAGCCCTTCCCGATTAACATAGAACTTCATGTGCTGCATCAGTTAATATGCTATATCATTAGTTCCAATTGGTAATTGAGCAATAATTGAGTTTTGTTTATTGGTTAATGCTTTGAAATTTCCCTACACAGCTGATATTGTACTTGTATGTGAAGGAAGTTACAGCcctatatatattagataAAATACATTGTGTACCACTGACTTTAGCCCAATTCCATGATTTACCACTAACTTTGTTTAGTTCTACAATATGTCATCGACTTTTGCTTAACTTCTACGATTTGCCATCACTGTCCATTTAGCCTCCATTAGTACTGTTCATTTTTGTTATAGTGACCAAAATACACCTGGGGTCGAAAGCTTCcaaattttggagaaaaatccaaaatatcaaattctAAGTTTCTGGCCAAATTTAGACGTTTTACTATCTAatatttacaatatgaaatttcagaatatttggacaaattttgaaagtttttgTCCCTGGGGTAGTTCAGTCACAAGAACAAAAATGAACAGTACAAACGGAGACTAACTGGATGGCGATGGTAAATCGTAGAAGTTAGGCAAAAGTCGATGGTATATTATAGAACTGAACATAGTTGGTGGCAAAATATGGAACTAGAGCAAAGTCGATGGTATATAAGAGATTCTCTCTTTTAAGCAagaaagcatttttttcatgtgtttcaTATGGTTATAAGCATTTAAATGACACCTACCCCATAATGTATTGATGTTGCAGGATGCAGCAGTAGAATACCCCTTATCCAAGGGAAGCTGCCTAGAATCACAGTCCACCTTTAGGTTTTTACTTCCTCTCTTTACAATTGGTTTGTTCCTATCTTTCCATTGCAAAGGTTACATCTATTTTACTTACATTGACACTCTACTTGTAGGAATGGCAGTGCCTATTCTTTGCGAGGTGAGAGACATAGCTCAAGTCAGATTTCTCCAGGAGAGCTGCTAGAGTCGATCTTCACTGTACCTGAAAGATCCGAGGAGGAACCAGTAAGAAAACGATACGAACTGGGTGCAAATCGAAACAGAGTTCTAGATCAGAAACCAGTTGTAGGACCTCTTGAGGACATCTCATCATATTCTACAAGTTTTGCAGGGAAAGTTACCCTAGTTAGCAAAGGTATTGTTATGTGCTTCTGCTTCACATTTTAAAACTGTATGCTAAATTATGCGCTTCTGCTTCATCTGCTGCTGTAATTTCTTTACTTTTTACATCAGCATTGTATTCTGTAACTAAATGTACTGCTGAGACTGCATTATGTGAGATATCTGTCAAAATTAGTCAAGATGATATGGCGTGTATTCTTAATGCATAATCAGGAGCAACATCAATACCAAGCTCTCACTTATATTCCTACTTCATATCACATTTCTGTAGCCTGTACTGGACATTTGTGGCAGAATTCTGTTTCACAAGTCCTCTCTTTTGATAATATGTGGTGGAAGAAATTATCATTGTTATTCACACTCAAACAGGATGGGTTGAACTATAAATGTAGTTTACCTGTTGTATGTTGAGCCAGTAGACTTGTTTGGACTTTGGACAAAGGAGTATCATGTCCACCACTCCACCACAGTATTATAACTGTGTGGTTATTCTGGATGACTATAGACTTAAAGAATGATAGAATTGCAGATTTGCAGTAATGTATCCACTGGATTTGTTGCTATTAGTCAGTTTGTAAAGGTTTTGCAGCTTGATACTGATATTATCTGACATGTTTGCACTAAGGCAAGGATAACTGTGgaactgcatttttttttcttaaggaAATCTTATCAGACTATGCAAGTCAGCAAGTGATTTCAATTGTGTTTTACATTTTCCGGAAGAATATGAAGGACATCCTTGTGTTTACAAGCAGAAAATATGGTCTGAACTAATGTAACCTTTTGATAATTTGTTGATAAAAACTGCTAACATGAAgactccttttcttcttttgtggGGAACATGAATCCTCTCATTGATTGGTCTCTTAAGTCTTACTCTGCATCAATGCAAGATGTTTGTCAGATTCAGATCATCCTGTATTCCATAGAAAATTATGATACATTGTTTGGTAATTGTTTTGGTTTGTATCTAGAACCAGTTGCAGATAACGAGGATGATTACCAGAACTATCGTAGGGCTGCGAAGCAGCATTGGGATATGATGAAGCAATACTATGAAAAGGTAAGGGGGGCTCCATGATGATTCTTTATGCTTCAATGATTATTCTGTTTTCAGCGAACAGATGTGCTTTAGTTGAAGATTTTTCACTGAAAATTCCAGGCTGTTGATGCTTTTAGGGAGGGTAACCAGAAAGAAGTCGAGTATCTTCTTGGGGAAGTAAGTGTTACTCTTATATTTGGGAAAAGTATGTGATTTGAAATATGCATTTATAGTGTGTTAAGTCTTTTTAAGGAGATgcattgataaaaaataatcattttcTTGAGCAACAATTAAGAGGACATCATGTAATACTATGGTGGTTTTGAACCTGGGGtcttatgtatttttttctcaaaaaatgaACCTGTAGGTCAATCGATAGCCaaatacatttaaatttcttcCCATCTTATCCCCAACCACTTTCCCACTCCCAACAATCCCTAATTTAGTGACTACCTTAACCTTTGCTAAACAAcctataaatgcttatatttgggAATGAAGGGAGTATGAATGCATGACTATCAGGCCTGTCTTTGAGCTGCTTCTAGTTTCTAagtgaaaaatcaaatataagaACATTTCTCGGCTTGTATATGCTTCTGACCATTTTTTAATGTGATGGCCACttttaatttaacaaaatttgacTAACTGGTTATCCTTTGTTGGATATCAAGGGCAAACACTATTACAAGATGGCTCGACTGGCTGATGAAAGATCTTCTGGGGAGATTGTCAGGTCGAAGTAAGTGCACTTCCTTCCTGCGTATTAGCTGAAATTAATACTTAACATTTGCTATTTCTTTTTGGAAATCTTACATTACTAAGTTTATGGTCTTATTGTAGAAAAGTAGAGTCAAAGAATGAGTTGTGTCTTGATCTGCGTGGACAAGATCCAGCCAACGTAGCAAATCTTGTGAGACTTCATCTTAGACAGTTGTCTAACATCCCATGTGAGATGAGCAAATAATAAATCTTATAAtttccttatttttctttactgTTATCTAATCTACCTGACATTTAGTTCTTGAGTACTTAAAAGTCATTACTGGTGCTGAGGATGGCAGTTTCAAATCAGgacaaagaagaagaaaggtaAATTTCTCAAAAGTTTCCTTATTACTACCGAATTTCCGCTTCATCTGCTACTTATCTGTATGCATGATTCCAACGCTGGTTATTAGGCTGTACGACTTTATTTATCCAAACTACAGATACTCACCTGGTTATCTTTTCTAATAAAACCATTTATTGGCATTCTACTAAACAGACTTCACATCATTATTTTATTCCACTTCATTTACTGCGGCTCATCTTTGCAAATTTATTCAGTTAGATCCACCTGTCAACTCAGTAATGCTAATGACAAGTCCTCTAGCCAAATTATGGAACAGGAGATTTAAAACTACaaatgtaaaagaaaaactgaagTATACCAAGGGCATGCTAAACTTTAAAATGGAGGTTTAAAAGTAGGGGTGATACAGGGTGGTTTTCTCAGCCGTTTTGAAGATGCGGAAGCTTTCATGCTTTCATATGTTCAATGTTCATTGTCCTTTGCTTCATTCTTGTCTGTTTTTCTGGCAGCATGGTTTTCAGATTTGGGCCTAAAATTTAATGGATTCTTTATTTATCAGTGTGCAGGGTGTGCACTGTGTAGGGCTTATTTTCCGTTGTGGTCATAACACTACAACGTTCGTTGGTATATAGTGCCTAATATATTTGAATCTCCAGCTGAACTTTGTTAAGAGGTTTTGCAAATGTGCTACTCTTGAACTCTCGAATCTTTTTGTGAAGTTAGGGCTTTGGAGGAATCAAAGTGGTTCCTTTTGACTGCAATATCCTATTGTACAAATCGCCACGACTTTAGAATGTTAACTAGTACGTCTTTATCtgatgaatttaaatttggccaGGTGATAAAATATCTGGAGAAGAAATCGATTGTGTGGACTGAAGAGGAAGCGAACCACGGAACCATCCTCATCCCAATTAATCAGATGCAGGACCAGCAGGCTTAGGTTCATACAGAGCTGGTGGCACACAAACTGACAGAAGTCGATGTTCATAGCTGCTGCATCATTAGTTTCCACTTTGCACCTTGGTCCTCTCCCTTTCTTTTGGGCATCTGAACCATGGAAGTTACGTGCATTGCATTCTTTTCTCCTGCACATTGCAGGCAATTCGAACTCATCGTTGCCACTTTGCTAGTGTTAAAAGGAAGAGATGGCTGAGATGATGGTCCGACAGAAATGCTATAGTACTAACATTCTTTTAATCTTTAAATATTGCGTCGTGTCACTAATTAACAGCGTCTGCTTGGCAGACGAATGAACGCCTGGGGCGCTGGCCTCATTCAACACCGTACACCGATATGCACAAAAATGGCAGGCTGCATTTCTGGAACCGTGAATCACCGACTCACCCGTGTGGTTGGAGGCTTGGAGCTTGGGAGAGCATGCCATGGAGATGGAGGTGTTGGCTGGAATTGTGAGAAGGGAGTGGAACATGTTTGCTTTGGACGACATGGCACTGCTACTGTGCTACATGCCTAGTACATTACACCCTTTTTACCTCTATGTACACTGACATGTTGGGAGTACAACTCGGATCTCCTGGAAGGTTCAGAGCATCTCGTGTCCCGCTTCAGAACAGGAGCAGGCAGAGCACCGCGAACACGACGAGGAAGAACCATATCTGGTGCAGGGACCTCTCCACCTCCATGTGCCGCCGTCTTAGCCGGGGGCTCATGTGGTAGGGGCTGGTGTAGTacgtgctcgccgccggcgcctgcCCGCGCGACACCCACGGGAGCACCGCCAGGGCCGTCCCTCCGAGCATCCCTccggtggtcgtcgtcgtcgagtgGAACATGCTCAAGCCGCCCACGGCAGCAGGTGGTGGAGGGTAGAGTACGTCGAACCGCGCCGGCGCGCTTGCGACCGCGGCGTGGTGAGTAGCGCGCCACGGTGGCCGACCTGGTGGGCTGGGTCCCGCGCTCTCGTgccggtggtcgccgccgctgtagTCGATGCTCTGATCGCTCCGCCGCTCGACGGGCGGCTGCCGGTGTACGGTCGGTCGGCACGGGATGGCCGAGCCTGATCGCGCCTTCCTGGATCttccgccgccacggccgtaGAGCGGCACGAGCGTGTCCGGCGAAACTGCGGCCTTGCACATGGGGCAGGGACGCCTCGTCGAGctcgcgtcgccgctgctgtCGTCTGCTCCGTGGCCATCGGTGTGCAGCCACTCGTAGATGCAGGCCCAGCAGTAGAGGTGGCCGCAGAGGGTGACCACCGGCTCCGCGGCGAAGTCCAGGCAGATGTTGCAGTCGAAGCAGCCACCGCctgaggcagcagcagccgccgcctccgcctgcaCTTCACCGCTGATTCTCACCCGTGGCTCATCGCCGGCCACCAAAGACTTGCCGTTGTCGCTGCTCCCACTCGTGCAAAGCTGATCCATCTCTCTCCTGCGCCTTCGATCGACTGCGGTCGCCAAAAAAGCCCTCTTGATGACTAACCGGGCTGCAAAACCAACAGGAATGTCAGACCCTTGCCGACGACCAAAGGAAAACGATCCGCAAGAGAGGAAACGAGCACGGTGTCTACACCAATCTCGCACCAATAAAGAATTTATGATTGGTCACCGAAATGTGTAAGATGACCGGTCAGAATTCAGCAAAGCAAGTTGTACCGGTTGCCTGTACGACCGGTTCATGTGCCGGTGATACGCTGCTAGCAGCAAAATGGACAGTGGAACTACAAGAAAGACCAAAACCGTAGGGCTTTGTGTCCGAGAATATTGTTTAGTCCTAATTAGTCTGCCCAAATCCAGAAGGTCCCACATCAGACAAGATATTTCAGATAAGCATAGAAGGCTTGCCTAAAGCTCCGTGCATCCATACCAAATATAAATAGCTATAGGGCAAATTGTAGAAGAGAAAACAACCAAGTATACTTCCAGTCTACCTTAGATCTATAGTATGTTGCTATCACATATTCACATCCTCATCTACTGCAGTGGTTAGCGAATTGCAGAAATGTAATTGATGATTGATTGCATCGCGGATTTACCAATCACCTCTCCAGTGTTAAGTCTGATTGCCCAACTTGAGGTGGATACAACGA is part of the Oryza brachyantha chromosome 2, ObraRS2, whole genome shotgun sequence genome and encodes:
- the LOC102705693 gene encoding sphingolipid delta(4)-desaturase DES1-like yields the protein MGAAVGDGREEEDEGVMATDFFWSYTDEPHASRRREILAKHPQIKELFGPDPLAFLKIAAVVSLQLWTATLLRDASWVKILTIAYFFGSFLNHNLFLAIHELSHNLAFTTPSYNRWLGIFANLPIGVPMSITFQKYHLEHHRFQGVDGIDMDIPSQAEAHAVKNALSKSIWVVFQLFFYALRPLFLKPKPPGLWEFTNLTIQIGLDASMVYFFGWRSLAYLILSTFVGGGMHPMAGHFISEHYVFNPDQETYSYYGPLNLMTWHVGYHNEHHDFPRIPGTRLYRVKEIAPEYYNDLKSYKSWSQVIYMYIMDQTVGPFSRMKRKAPKKES
- the LOC102705978 gene encoding putative nuclear RNA export factor SDE5; its protein translation is MDLPNSLTSSGDNETTALNALLDAFGSAFSLEDIATAYCRANGDLNRAGDLLTELELPMAKSDEVDSSVGTILPPSGKASKENCTEDSGQARLREKVQKSSASFGTVSSMLVKGSTRATVSLHRAPGKEKPPMVELPEYMRDDFNVKTDKSESASQRDTLNNRDIEEFLFSMLGEGFKLSMDMIREVLGSCGYDIKKSMEELMSGSAKDTGKKAEEKHNVVQDAAVEYPLSKGSCLESQSTFRNGSAYSLRGERHSSSQISPGELLESIFTVPERSEEEPVRKRYELGANRNRVLDQKPVVGPLEDISSYSTSFAGKVTLVSKEPVADNEDDYQNYRRAAKQHWDMMKQYYEKAVDAFREGNQKEVEYLLGEGKHYYKMARLADERSSGEIVRSKKVESKNELCLDLRGQDPANVANLVRLHLRQLSNIPFLEYLKVITGAEDGSFKSGQRRRKVIKYLEKKSIVWTEEEANHGTILIPINQMQDQQA
- the LOC102722189 gene encoding E3 ubiquitin-protein ligase RMA1H1-like — translated: MDQLCTSGSSDNGKSLVAGDEPRVRISGEVQAEAAAAAASGGGCFDCNICLDFAAEPVVTLCGHLYCWACIYEWLHTDGHGADDSSGDASSTRRPCPMCKAAVSPDTLVPLYGRGGGRSRKARSGSAIPCRPTVHRQPPVERRSDQSIDYSGGDHRHESAGPSPPGRPPWRATHHAAVASAPARFDVLYPPPPAAVGGLSMFHSTTTTTGGMLGGTALAVLPWVSRGQAPAASTYYTSPYHMSPRLRRRHMEVERSLHQIWFFLVVFAVLCLLLF